The DNA window AATAGATGCTTGGTGCGGCGGAATTGAGGGCTCACGTGCTTATTGCTCCTGGATGGGTTTGGCATCGCCGGCCTCCGGTTAAACCGGTCGGCGCGTAGGGTCGGAAAATGTACAGCAGTTGGCCGTCGCGGGCAAACCGGGGCTGCAGTTACCGGACATCGGGGCCCTGTTGTCTGGCAAAATAGACAGTTTCAGGCCGTAGCCGGGATTTCCCGTTTCGACCACAGGAAGAGGGTGCCGGCGAACGACAGCCCCCCATGATTCGGCACGAATTCGGCATGGCATGACCCCCAACCGTCGCAAAAGCATTAAGTTGGACCCTGGGGCCGGGATTCATCGGAACTTTACGTTGCCACTAGACACCGCCCCCATTTCGGCCGATGTTCCTGCTGTCCGGAGCGAGCCCAGCCTCCCCGGGCGCAATCGCAGCTACTTCTTGGAGTGTCCCGAAATGTTGAACACGAATCAGTCTGTTGTCGTCGCCGGCGGTGGTGGTTTCATCGGTGGTCACCTGGTGGCCGACCTTCTGCGCAAGGGCTTCAAGAAGGTCCGTTGCGTGGACGTCAAGCCCGTCGAGAAGTGGTACCAGGTCCACAAGGAAGCCGACAACATTGTCGCCGACCTCAATCTGCTCGACGAGTGTCGCCGGACCGTCAAGGGCACGGATGTGGTGATCAACCTGGCCTGCAACATGGGCGGGATGGGCTTCATCGAGAACAACAAGGGCCTGTGCATGATCAGCGTGCTGATCAACACCCACCTGCTGATGGCGGCCCGCGAGCTGGGCAATCAGCGTTTCTTCTACGCCTCGTCCGCGTGCGTCTACAACGGCGACAAGCAGAAGGACAAGAGCACGAGCGTGTTCCTGAAGGAAGAAGACGCCTACCCCGCCCTGCCTGAAGACGGCTACGGCTGGGAGAAGCTCTTCAGCGAGCGGATGTGCCGCCACTTCCGCGAAGATTACAAGATCAACACGCGCGTCGCGCGGTTCCACAACGTCTACGGCCCCAGCGGCACCTTCGAAGGCGGCCGCGAGAAGGCCCCCGCCGCGATGTGCCGCAAGGTTATCGAGGCCAAGCTCACCGGCAAGCACGAGATCGAGATCTGGGGCGACGGCCAGCAGACGCGGTCGTTCATGTATGTCGACGACTGCCTGAAGGGCATCTACAAGATCACGGAAAGTGACACCTGGTGGGATCCGATCAACCTCGGCTCCAGCGAAGGTGTCACCATCAACCAGCTCGCCAGCGTCGTGGAAGACATCGCCGGCGTGAAACTAA is part of the Humisphaera borealis genome and encodes:
- a CDS encoding NAD-dependent epimerase/dehydratase family protein, which gives rise to MLNTNQSVVVAGGGGFIGGHLVADLLRKGFKKVRCVDVKPVEKWYQVHKEADNIVADLNLLDECRRTVKGTDVVINLACNMGGMGFIENNKGLCMISVLINTHLLMAARELGNQRFFYASSACVYNGDKQKDKSTSVFLKEEDAYPALPEDGYGWEKLFSERMCRHFREDYKINTRVARFHNVYGPSGTFEGGREKAPAAMCRKVIEAKLTGKHEIEIWGDGQQTRSFMYVDDCLKGIYKITESDTWWDPINLGSSEGVTINQLASVVEDIAGVKLKRNYNLDAPKGVNGRNSDNALIQKVFGWEPDTKLRDGMEKTYKWIYDQMAPRYAGGKKPAMAMAGAH